GGGGCCACTGGCGTGGCGGTGATCAGTGCTGTGCTGGGAGAGGATGATGTGGAGGAGGCAACCCGAAGGCTGGCGGCCAGGCTGAAGTAAATCTTATTGGCGGAGGTAGAATATGTCTAAATCAACTTCCAATCTGGAGGAAATCGCCCAGAGGATTCGAGCGGATTTTGCGGCTAGGGACGCGTCTCGGGAGAAGGCGCTCCGGCTCTGTAGAGAGGCCATTCGCTACAGTGCCAACTCCATCCGTGCTGTTCATCGCAGTGAGTTTGACCAGGCGCGTTCTTCACTGGAAACTGCCCGGGCCCATCTGCAGGAGGCGGGTGAAGCCTTGTCCCAGCACGGTGAAATGAACCATACCGGTTACCTTCATGATTCCCAGAAGGAGTATGCCGAAGGCTGTATCACCCTGGCGCTGGTTACGAACGGTGTTCTGCCCACGCCTGAGTCATTGAGCGTTAGCAATGCCGCCTACCTTCATGGGCTGGGAGAAGCGGTGGGAGAGATGCGGCGCCATCTGCTGGATGTCATCAGGAAAGATGATCCCTCGAGTTGTGAGGAGTTTCTGTCCAGCATGGATGATATCTACGGTGTCCTGGTGACTATGGATTTCCCGGATGCCCTGACCTATGGCTTGAGAAGGTTAACCGATGTAGTCCGGGGTATCCTGGAGAAGACCCGCGGTGATCTGACCATCGCTATGAGGCAGAGGGACCTGGAACAGAAGCTGGCGCATTTTATTAAGTAGCCTGAGCCTTTGACTTCGTTAAGGCACTCTACTCTCCACCTTTATGATCATCGCTTGAAACTGCCCCATTTTAGGGCGTATAATGCCGGCAGAGGAAAGAAATGAGAAAGCCTGCGGTAGCCGGTTCCTTCTACGATGGTTCAGCAGCAGGACTGCGCCGCCAGATTGAGGATTGCTTCAAGCACCCCCTGGGTCCGGGGGCGCTCCCTGGTTCTGCCAGGGCGGTGGAGAGGCGTATCCTGGGGCTGGTCAGCCCTCATGCGGGCTACATCTACTCCGGTCCTGTGGCGGCGAATGGCTTCTTTCAAATAGCCGCAGAAGGAAAGCCTCAGACTGTGGTTATCCTGGGGCCCAACCATCGCGGCCTGGGAGCAGCCGTGGCTGTTGGTGGACAGGATGCGTGGCAGACGCCGCTGGGTTCTGTTGAGATTGATGTTGAGGTGGGGCAGGCGATTGTCTCTGCCACACGGTGGGCTCGGTTGGATGACTT
The sequence above is a segment of the Chloroflexota bacterium genome. Coding sequences within it:
- a CDS encoding haloacid dehalogenase, which codes for MSKSTSNLEEIAQRIRADFAARDASREKALRLCREAIRYSANSIRAVHRSEFDQARSSLETARAHLQEAGEALSQHGEMNHTGYLHDSQKEYAEGCITLALVTNGVLPTPESLSVSNAAYLHGLGEAVGEMRRHLLDVIRKDDPSSCEEFLSSMDDIYGVLVTMDFPDALTYGLRRLTDVVRGILEKTRGDLTIAMRQRDLEQKLAHFIK